A single genomic interval of Helianthus annuus cultivar XRQ/B chromosome 6, HanXRQr2.0-SUNRISE, whole genome shotgun sequence harbors:
- the LOC118479767 gene encoding uncharacterized protein LOC118479767: MITLRLKKFQDKTGKRLGLGKAGFDKSKLRCYNCKNLGHFKRDCPMLKEGNSEATPAAKQITAEENKSNASPSTPKALVVEDYDWSEEITEAKEQVNKALMAKISSESSAKHFEKQTTGIPTGNNDADQGLKGILPSVESGDKAEKDAEKGKDKVQATAMKADASKEKADRDLIPLSVKKMCAMMMETAEGQK; the protein is encoded by the exons atgatcactCTGAGATTGAAGAAGTTTCAAGACAAGACAGGCAAGCGATTAGGTCTTGGAAAAGctggttttgataagtctaagcTGAGGTGCTACAATTGTAAGAATCTTGGACACTTCAAGCGTGACTGTCCGATGTTGAAAGAGGGAAACAGTGAAGCTACTCCAGCTGCTAAACAGATCACTGCCGAAGAGAACAAAAGCAACGCTTCTCCCAGCACACCGAAGGCTTTGGTTGTTGAAGACTATGACTGGAGCGAAGAGATCACTGAAGCTAAGGAACAAGTCAACAAAGCACTGATGGCCAAAATCTCTAGTGAATCATCTGCAAAACACTTTGAGAAGCAGACAACGGGAATCCCAACTGGAAACAATGATGCTGACCAGGGATTGAAAGGTATTCTGCCTTCAGTGGAGTCTGGTGATAAAGCTGAAAAAGATGCTGAGAAAGGAAAGGATAAGGTTCAAGCTACAGCCATGAAAGCAGATGCATCAAAAGAGAAGGCTGACAGAGACTTG ATTCCATTgagtgtaaagaagatgtgtgcgatgatGATGGAGACTGCGGAGGGTCAAAAATAG
- the LOC110865230 gene encoding berberine bridge enzyme-like 8, translating into MNISRSVFLLVLALSFCVSFGALSSIFDVTSTSEDFITCLQSNSNNVTTISQLVFTPANTSYIPVWQAAADPIRFNKSYIPKPSVIVTPTDETQIQTALLCAKKHGYEFRIRDGGHDFEGNSYTANAPFVMLDLVHMRAIEINVENRTALVQGGALLGELYYTISQKTDTLYFPAGIWAGVGVSGFLSGGGYGNLLRKYGLGADNVLDIRFMDVNGNILDRKSMGEDLFWALRGGGASSFGIVLQWKLNLVPVPERVTLFMVSYTLEQGATDIFHKYQYVLPKFDRDLLIRVQLNTEYIGNTTQKTVRILFHGIYQGNIDTLLPLLNQSFPELNVTREVCQEVRMVQTTLEFGGFNISTPTSVLANRSAIPKLSFKGKSDYVRTPIPRSGLRKLWRKMFENDNSQTLFMYTFGGKMEEYSDTAIPYPHRAGVLYQVFKRVDFVDQPSDKTLISLRRLAWLRSFDKTLEPYVTSNPREAYMNYNDLDLGFDSATYEEASEWGERYWKRENFKKLIRIKAKVDPENFFRHPQSIPVFSRPLSDM; encoded by the coding sequence TCTCCAATCCAATTCCAACAATGTCACCACCATCTCTCAACTCGTTTTCACCCCGGCCAACACTTCTTACATACCCGTTTGGCAAGCTGCAGCCGACCCTATTCggtttaacaaatcctacatTCCGAAACCATCAGTCATCGTTACTCCCACCGATGAAACACAGATCCAAACCGCTCTTTTATGCGCCAAGAAACACGGATACGAGTTTAGGATCCGAGATGGTGGTCATGACTTCGAGGGCAACTCATACACCGCGAACGCTCCGTTTGTCATGCTTGATCTCGTCCACATGAGGGCTATAGAGATCAACGTCGAAAACAGGACCGCATTGGTCCAGGGTGGCGCTTTGCTTGGTGAGCTCTACTACACTATTTCTCAGAAAACGGACACCTTGTATTTTCCTGCTGGTATTTGGGCCGGTGTGGGTGTTAGCGGGTTTTTGAGCGGTGGTGGGTATGGAAACCTGTTGAGGAAATACGGGCTTGGTGCCGATAATGTTTTGGATATTCGTTTCATGGATGTTAATGGAAACATTCTTGATAGGAAATCGATGGGCGAAGATTTGTTTTGGGCGCTTCGTGGTGGTGGTGCTTCCAGTTTCGGAATTGTTCTCCAGTGGAAGCTCAATTTGGTTCCGGTGCCTGAAAGAGTTACTCTTTTCATGGTGAGTTATACTCTCGAGCAAGGTGCGACGGACATTTTCCATAAATATCAATACGTGTTACCGAAATTTGATCGTGATTTACTCATCAGAGTTCAGCTTAACACCGAGTATATAGGCAACACCACTCAGAAAACCGTACGAATATTGTTTCACGGTATTTATCAAGGCAATATTGACACACTGCTTCCGTTGTTGAACCAAAGTTTCCCAGAGCTCAATGTGACACGAGAAGTCTGCCAAGAAGTACGAATGGTCCAGACTACCCTTGAGTTTGGAGGCTTTAACATCTCTACCCCGACATCGGTTCTAGCGAACCGATCAGCAATCCCCAAGCTGAGCTTCAAAGGAAAATCAGACTATGTCCGAACTCCAATTCCCAGAAGCGGGCTAAGAAAGCTCTGGAGAAAGATGTTTGAAAACGACAACTCACAGACTCTCTTCATGTACACATTTGGTGGGAAGATGGAGGAGTACTCAGATACAGCAATTCCGTATCCCCATAGAGCTGGGGTGTTGTACCAAGTGTTCAAGAGGGTGGACTTCGTGGATCAGCCTTCGGACAAGACCTTGATATCACTCAGACGGTTAGCTTGGCTCCGAAGCTTTGATAAGACTTTGGAGCCGTACGTGACGAGTAACCCAAGGGAGGCGTATATGAACTACAATGATCttgatttgggttttgatagTGCTACATATGAAGAAGCAAGTGAATGGGGAGAAAGGTATTGGAAAAGGGAGAACTTTAAGAAGTTGATCCGAATCAAGGCTAAAGTTGATCCGGAAAATTTCTTTAGACACCCACAAAGTATACCGGTTTTCTCAAGACCTCTCTCAGATATGTGA